A region of Arabidopsis thaliana chromosome 5, partial sequence DNA encodes the following proteins:
- a CDS encoding NYN domain protein (BEST Arabidopsis thaliana protein match is: Putative endonuclease or glycosyl hydrolase (TAIR:AT3G62200.1); Has 1807 Blast hits to 1807 proteins in 277 species: Archae - 0; Bacteria - 0; Metazoa - 736; Fungi - 347; Plants - 385; Viruses - 0; Other Eukaryotes - 339 (source: NCBI BLink).) has product MAADEGKSSRRNSSNVDTPYLSEIYATLDDKGCYNGPVSIRLYDDEKNIIPKELIDKYDAAGISITFVPEVAEAYGYARAHKMVVDILLWAVDSPIESNLIVLSKNFKEELTVCVIQGLHGRGYNVLLAEPLEHIPFTESSEWLWDSLCRSLSSDGGGSSQHVDNKADTVALADSLRKQTL; this is encoded by the exons ATGGCTGCCGACGAAGGCAAATCTTCCCGCCGAAACAGTTCTAACGTGGATACTCCTTATTTGTCCGAAATATACGCCA cTCTTGATGATAAGGGTTGTTATAATGGTCCTGTCTCAATCCGGTTGTACGACGATGAGAAAAACATCATCCCCAAAGAATTGATAGATAAATATGACGCTGCAGGAATCAGTATCACTTTCGTACCCGAAG ttgcaGAGGCTTATGGATATGCGAGAGCTCATAAGATGGTGGTGGACATTCTTTTGTGGGCAGTGGACAGTCCTATAGAATCCAATTTGATTGTACTCTCAAAGAACTTCAAAGAAGAGTTGACTGTCTGTGTTATTCAAGGCTTGCATGGGAGAGGTTACAATGTTCTCTTAGCAGAGCCTTTAGAACATATACCTTTTACTGAAAGCTCAGAATGGCTTTGGGATAGCCTTTGTCGAAGCCTATCATCAGATGGAGGCGGAAGCTCACAACATGTTGACAATAAGGCTGATACTGTTGCTCTTGCCGATTCTCTGAGGAAGCAAACTCTGTAG
- a CDS encoding Phosphoglycerate mutase family protein (Phosphoglycerate mutase family protein; FUNCTIONS IN: molecular_function unknown; INVOLVED IN: biological_process unknown; LOCATED IN: cellular_component unknown; EXPRESSED IN: 22 plant structures; EXPRESSED DURING: 13 growth stages; CONTAINS InterPro DOMAIN/s: Histidine phosphatase superfamily, clade-1 (InterPro:IPR013078); BEST Arabidopsis thaliana protein match is: Phosphoglycerate mutase family protein (TAIR:AT1G58280.1); Has 673 Blast hits to 673 proteins in 146 species: Archae - 0; Bacteria - 69; Metazoa - 2; Fungi - 310; Plants - 162; Viruses - 0; Other Eukaryotes - 130 (source: NCBI BLink).), with translation METGAGIGLYPLHRCKTIYLVRHAQGIHNVDGEKNYKAYMSHDYFDAELTQLGWKQVDSLRKHVHSSGLHKKIELVISSPLMRTLQTAVGVFGGEGYTDMSDVLPLMVANAGNSSRAAISSLNCPPVITEESCREHLGVHPCDQRRSISDYQFLFPAVDFSLIESEEDKLWKADVRETIEELAARGKKFLNWLWTRKEKEIAIVTHSGFLFHTLNALQNECHPDVKKEICGHFANCELRSMVIVDRSMLGSDSSVTDYPGKIPKGIDLPSDAVVDDNNIKVE, from the exons ATGGAGACTGGTGCTGGTATAGGTTTGTACCCTTTGCATCGCTGCAAAACCATTTACCTA GTGAGACATGCTCAGGGGATTCACAATGTGGATGGGGAGAAGAATTATAAGGCTTACATGTCTCATGACTACTTTGATGCTGAGTTGACCCAGCTTGGCTGGAAACAG GTAGATAGTTTGCGTAAGCATGTTCATTCCAGTGGACTTCACAAGAAGATCGAACTGGTCATTTCGTCTCCACTGATGAG AACCTTGCAAACTGCTGTTGGTGTTTTTGGTGGAGAGGGCTACACGGATATGAGTGATGTACTACCTCTAATGGTAGCAAATGCAGGAAATAGCAGCCGTGCAGCTATATCGAGTTTAAACTGCCCACCAGTTATTACAGAGGAGTCCTGCAGAGAGCATTTG GGAGTGCATCCATGTGATCAGAGGAGAAGTATCAGCGACTATCAGTTTCTTTTCCCTGCAGTTGACTTTTCACTG ATAGAAAGCGAGGAAGACAAGTTATGGAAGGCTGATGTTAGAGAAACGATTGAAGAACTTGCAGCTAGAGGAAAAAAGTTCCTGAACTg GCTATGGACacggaaagaaaaagagatagCTATTGTGACACACAgtggtttcttgtttcacaCATTGAATGCACTACAAAACGAGTGTCATCCAGATGTTAAGAAGGAAATTTGCGGCCA CTTTGCTAATTGTGAGCTACGTTCAATGGTCATCGTCGATAGAAG TATGTTGGGATCGGACAGTTCGGTGACTGATTATCCAGGAAAGATTCCAAAGGGGATTGATCTTCCAAGTGATGCTGTTGTAGATGATAACAACATCAAAGTTGAGTGA
- a CDS encoding Phosphoglycerate mutase family protein (Phosphoglycerate mutase family protein; FUNCTIONS IN: molecular_function unknown; INVOLVED IN: biological_process unknown; LOCATED IN: cellular_component unknown; EXPRESSED IN: 22 plant structures; EXPRESSED DURING: 13 growth stages; CONTAINS InterPro DOMAIN/s: Histidine phosphatase superfamily, clade-1 (InterPro:IPR013078); BEST Arabidopsis thaliana protein match is: Phosphoglycerate mutase family protein (TAIR:AT1G58280.1); Has 470 Blast hits to 470 proteins in 103 species: Archae - 0; Bacteria - 16; Metazoa - 0; Fungi - 200; Plants - 159; Viruses - 0; Other Eukaryotes - 95 (source: NCBI BLink).) has translation MSHDYFDAELTQLGWKQVDSLRKHVHSSGLHKKIELVISSPLMRTLQTAVGVFGGEGYTDMSDVLPLMVANAGNSSRAAISSLNCPPVITEESCREHLGVHPCDQRRSISDYQFLFPAVDFSLIESEEDKLWKADVRETIEELAARGKKFLNWLWTRKEKEIAIVTHSGFLFHTLNALQNECHPDVKKEICGHFANCELRSMVIVDRSMLGSDSSVTDYPGKIPKGIDLPSDAVVDDNNIKVE, from the exons ATGTCTCATGACTACTTTGATGCTGAGTTGACCCAGCTTGGCTGGAAACAG GTAGATAGTTTGCGTAAGCATGTTCATTCCAGTGGACTTCACAAGAAGATCGAACTGGTCATTTCGTCTCCACTGATGAG AACCTTGCAAACTGCTGTTGGTGTTTTTGGTGGAGAGGGCTACACGGATATGAGTGATGTACTACCTCTAATGGTAGCAAATGCAGGAAATAGCAGCCGTGCAGCTATATCGAGTTTAAACTGCCCACCAGTTATTACAGAGGAGTCCTGCAGAGAGCATTTG GGAGTGCATCCATGTGATCAGAGGAGAAGTATCAGCGACTATCAGTTTCTTTTCCCTGCAGTTGACTTTTCACTG ATAGAAAGCGAGGAAGACAAGTTATGGAAGGCTGATGTTAGAGAAACGATTGAAGAACTTGCAGCTAGAGGAAAAAAGTTCCTGAACTg GCTATGGACacggaaagaaaaagagatagCTATTGTGACACACAgtggtttcttgtttcacaCATTGAATGCACTACAAAACGAGTGTCATCCAGATGTTAAGAAGGAAATTTGCGGCCA CTTTGCTAATTGTGAGCTACGTTCAATGGTCATCGTCGATAGAAG TATGTTGGGATCGGACAGTTCGGTGACTGATTATCCAGGAAAGATTCCAAAGGGGATTGATCTTCCAAGTGATGCTGTTGTAGATGATAACAACATCAAAGTTGAGTGA
- a CDS encoding Phosphoglycerate mutase family protein (Phosphoglycerate mutase family protein; CONTAINS InterPro DOMAIN/s: Histidine phosphatase superfamily, clade-1 (InterPro:IPR013078); BEST Arabidopsis thaliana protein match is: Phosphoglycerate mutase family protein (TAIR:AT1G58280.3); Has 322 Blast hits to 322 proteins in 80 species: Archae - 0; Bacteria - 10; Metazoa - 0; Fungi - 98; Plants - 149; Viruses - 0; Other Eukaryotes - 65 (source: NCBI BLink).), with the protein MRTLQTAVGVFGGEGYTDMSDVLPLMVANAGNSSRAAISSLNCPPVITEESCREHLGVHPCDQRRSISDYQFLFPAVDFSLIESEEDKLWKADVRETIEELAARGKKFLNWLWTRKEKEIAIVTHSGFLFHTLNALQNECHPDVKKEICGHFANCELRSMVIVDRSMLGSDSSVTDYPGKIPKGIDLPSDAVVDDNNIKVE; encoded by the exons ATGAG AACCTTGCAAACTGCTGTTGGTGTTTTTGGTGGAGAGGGCTACACGGATATGAGTGATGTACTACCTCTAATGGTAGCAAATGCAGGAAATAGCAGCCGTGCAGCTATATCGAGTTTAAACTGCCCACCAGTTATTACAGAGGAGTCCTGCAGAGAGCATTTG GGAGTGCATCCATGTGATCAGAGGAGAAGTATCAGCGACTATCAGTTTCTTTTCCCTGCAGTTGACTTTTCACTG ATAGAAAGCGAGGAAGACAAGTTATGGAAGGCTGATGTTAGAGAAACGATTGAAGAACTTGCAGCTAGAGGAAAAAAGTTCCTGAACTg GCTATGGACacggaaagaaaaagagatagCTATTGTGACACACAgtggtttcttgtttcacaCATTGAATGCACTACAAAACGAGTGTCATCCAGATGTTAAGAAGGAAATTTGCGGCCA CTTTGCTAATTGTGAGCTACGTTCAATGGTCATCGTCGATAGAAG TATGTTGGGATCGGACAGTTCGGTGACTGATTATCCAGGAAAGATTCCAAAGGGGATTGATCTTCCAAGTGATGCTGTTGTAGATGATAACAACATCAAAGTTGAGTGA
- the TBL12 gene encoding trichome birefringence-like protein (DUF828) (CONTAINS InterPro DOMAIN/s: Protein of unknown function DUF231, plant (InterPro:IPR004253); BEST Arabidopsis thaliana protein match is: TRICHOME BIREFRINGENCE-LIKE 13 (TAIR:AT2G14530.1); Has 1807 Blast hits to 1807 proteins in 277 species: Archae - 0; Bacteria - 0; Metazoa - 736; Fungi - 347; Plants - 385; Viruses - 0; Other Eukaryotes - 339 (source: NCBI BLink).), with translation MELGSRRIYTTMPSKLRSSSSLLPRILLLSLLLLLFYSLILRRPITSNIASPPPCDLFSGRWVFNPETPKPLYDETCPFHRNAWNCLRNKRDNMDVINSWRWEPNGCGLSRIDPTRFLGMMRNKNVGFVGDSLNENFLVSFLCILRVADPSAIKWKKKKAWRGAYFPKFNVTVAYHRAVLLAKYQWQARSSAEANQDGVKGTYRVDVDVPANEWINVTSFYDVLIFNSGHWWGYDKFPKETPLVFYRKGKPINPPLDILPGFELVLQNMVSYIQREVPAKTLKFWRLQSPRHFYGGDWNQNGSCLLDKPLEENQLDLWFDPRNNGVNKEARKINQIIKNELQTTKIKLLDLTHLSEFRADAHPAIWLGKQDAVAIWGQDCMHWCLPGVPDTWVDILAELILTNLKTE, from the exons ATGGAGTTGGGATCCAGACGAATCTACACGACGATGCCGTCGAAGCtccgatcttcttcttcacttcttccACGTATTCTGctcctttctctcttattACTCCTTTTCTATTCCTTAATTCTCCGCCGTCCGATTACTTCAAACATTGCCTCTCCTCCGCCGTGCGATCTCTTCTCCGGCAGATGGGTTTTCAATCCAGAAACTCCGAAACCGTTGTACGACGAGACTTGTCCTTTCCACAGAAACGCTTGGAATTGCTTACGGAACAAGCGAGATAATATGGATGTTATCAATTCATGGAGATGGGAGCCCAATGGATGTGGATTGAGTCGAATTGACCCGACCCGGTTTCTAGGGATGATGAGGAACAAGAATGTTGGGTTTGTTGGGGATTCTCTGAATGAGAATTTCTTGGTTTCGTTCTTGTGTATACTTAGAGTGGCTGATCCAAGTGCTATtaagtggaagaagaaaaaagcttgGCGTGGAGCTTACTTCCCTAAGTTCAATGTCACTGTTGCTTATCACAGAGCTGTTCTTCTCGCTAAATATCA GTGGCAGGCGAGATCTTCTGCTGAAGCTAATCAAGACGGAGTGAAAGGAACTTATCgagttgatgttgatgttccTGCAAATGAGTGGATCAACGTCACTAGCTTCTATGATGTTCTCATATTTAACTCTGGCCATTG gtgGGGTTACGATAAGTTTCCTAAAGAGACACCTCTTGTCTTCTACCGAAAGGGAAAGCCGATAAATCCTCCTCTTGATATATTACCAGGATTTGAACTAGTTCTTCAAAATATGGTTTCTTATATCCAAAGAGAAGTCCCTGCGAAGACCCTTAAGTTCTGGCGTTTGCAATCACCAAGGCATTTCTATGGTGGTGATTGGAACCAGAATGGAAGTTGTTTGCTCGATAAGCCACTCGAAGAAAACCAG CTTGACTTGTGGTTTGATCCCAGGAACAATGGAGTGaacaaagaagcaagaaagatTAACCAAATCATCAAGAATGAGTTGCAAACGACAAAGATCAAGTTACTTGATCTGACCCATCTAAGCGAATTCAGAGCAGATGCCCACCCAGCGATCTGGTTAGGGAAGCAGGACGCGGTGGCAATATGGGGACAAGACTGTATGCATTGGTGCCTACCCGGTGTTCCTGACACATGGGTCGATATATTAGCGGAACTCATTCTCACTAACTTAAAAACAGAGTGA
- the TBL12 gene encoding trichome birefringence-like protein (DUF828) (TRICHOME BIREFRINGENCE-LIKE 12 (TBL12); CONTAINS InterPro DOMAIN/s: Protein of unknown function DUF231, plant (InterPro:IPR004253); BEST Arabidopsis thaliana protein match is: TRICHOME BIREFRINGENCE-LIKE 13 (TAIR:AT2G14530.1); Has 1279 Blast hits to 1268 proteins in 27 species: Archae - 0; Bacteria - 0; Metazoa - 0; Fungi - 0; Plants - 1279; Viruses - 0; Other Eukaryotes - 0 (source: NCBI BLink).), which yields MELGSRRIYTTMPSKLRSSSSLLPRILLLSLLLLLFYSLILRRPITSNIASPPPCDLFSGRWVFNPETPKPLYDETCPFHRNAWNCLRNKRDNMDVINSWRWEPNGCGLSRIDPTRFLGMMRNKNVGFVGDSLNENFLVSFLCILRVADPSAIKWKKKKAWRGAYFPKFNVTVAYHRAVLLAKYQWQARSSAEANQDGVKGTYRVDVDVPANEWINVTSFYDVLIFNSGHWWGYDKFPKETPLVFYRKGKPINPPLDILPGFELVLQNMVSYIQREVPAKTLKFWRLQSPRHFYGGDWNQNGSCLLDKPLEENQEQWSEQRSKKD from the exons ATGGAGTTGGGATCCAGACGAATCTACACGACGATGCCGTCGAAGCtccgatcttcttcttcacttcttccACGTATTCTGctcctttctctcttattACTCCTTTTCTATTCCTTAATTCTCCGCCGTCCGATTACTTCAAACATTGCCTCTCCTCCGCCGTGCGATCTCTTCTCCGGCAGATGGGTTTTCAATCCAGAAACTCCGAAACCGTTGTACGACGAGACTTGTCCTTTCCACAGAAACGCTTGGAATTGCTTACGGAACAAGCGAGATAATATGGATGTTATCAATTCATGGAGATGGGAGCCCAATGGATGTGGATTGAGTCGAATTGACCCGACCCGGTTTCTAGGGATGATGAGGAACAAGAATGTTGGGTTTGTTGGGGATTCTCTGAATGAGAATTTCTTGGTTTCGTTCTTGTGTATACTTAGAGTGGCTGATCCAAGTGCTATtaagtggaagaagaaaaaagcttgGCGTGGAGCTTACTTCCCTAAGTTCAATGTCACTGTTGCTTATCACAGAGCTGTTCTTCTCGCTAAATATCA GTGGCAGGCGAGATCTTCTGCTGAAGCTAATCAAGACGGAGTGAAAGGAACTTATCgagttgatgttgatgttccTGCAAATGAGTGGATCAACGTCACTAGCTTCTATGATGTTCTCATATTTAACTCTGGCCATTG gtgGGGTTACGATAAGTTTCCTAAAGAGACACCTCTTGTCTTCTACCGAAAGGGAAAGCCGATAAATCCTCCTCTTGATATATTACCAGGATTTGAACTAGTTCTTCAAAATATGGTTTCTTATATCCAAAGAGAAGTCCCTGCGAAGACCCTTAAGTTCTGGCGTTTGCAATCACCAAGGCATTTCTATGGTGGTGATTGGAACCAGAATGGAAGTTGTTTGCTCGATAAGCCACTCGAAGAAAACCAG GAACAATGGAGTGaacaaagaagcaagaaagatTAA
- the TBL12 gene encoding trichome birefringence-like protein (DUF828) (INVOLVED IN: biological_process unknown; EXPRESSED IN: 22 plant structures; EXPRESSED DURING: 12 growth stages; CONTAINS InterPro DOMAIN/s: Protein of unknown function DUF231, plant (InterPro:IPR004253); BEST Arabidopsis thaliana protein match is: TRICHOME BIREFRINGENCE-LIKE 13 (TAIR:AT2G14530.1).) produces MELGSRRIYTTMPSKLRSSSSLLPRILLLSLLLLLFYSLILRRPITSNIASPPPCDLFSGRWVFNPETPKPLYDETCPFHRNAWNCLRNKRDNMDVINSWRWEPNGCGLSRIDPTRFLGMMRNKNVGFVGDSLNENFLVSFLCILRVADPSAIKWKKKKAWRGAYFPKFNVTVAYHRAVLLAKYQWQARSSAEANQDGVKGTYRVDVDVPANEWINVTSFYDVLIFNSGHWWGYDKFPKETPLVFYRKGKPINPPLDILPGFELVLQNMVSYIQREVPAKTLKFWRLQSPRHFYGGDWNQNGSCLLDKPLEENQVWNNGVNKEARKINQIIKNELQTTKIKLLDLTHLSEFRADAHPAIWLGKQDAVAIWGQDCMHWCLPGVPDTWVDILAELILTNLKTE; encoded by the exons ATGGAGTTGGGATCCAGACGAATCTACACGACGATGCCGTCGAAGCtccgatcttcttcttcacttcttccACGTATTCTGctcctttctctcttattACTCCTTTTCTATTCCTTAATTCTCCGCCGTCCGATTACTTCAAACATTGCCTCTCCTCCGCCGTGCGATCTCTTCTCCGGCAGATGGGTTTTCAATCCAGAAACTCCGAAACCGTTGTACGACGAGACTTGTCCTTTCCACAGAAACGCTTGGAATTGCTTACGGAACAAGCGAGATAATATGGATGTTATCAATTCATGGAGATGGGAGCCCAATGGATGTGGATTGAGTCGAATTGACCCGACCCGGTTTCTAGGGATGATGAGGAACAAGAATGTTGGGTTTGTTGGGGATTCTCTGAATGAGAATTTCTTGGTTTCGTTCTTGTGTATACTTAGAGTGGCTGATCCAAGTGCTATtaagtggaagaagaaaaaagcttgGCGTGGAGCTTACTTCCCTAAGTTCAATGTCACTGTTGCTTATCACAGAGCTGTTCTTCTCGCTAAATATCA GTGGCAGGCGAGATCTTCTGCTGAAGCTAATCAAGACGGAGTGAAAGGAACTTATCgagttgatgttgatgttccTGCAAATGAGTGGATCAACGTCACTAGCTTCTATGATGTTCTCATATTTAACTCTGGCCATTG gtgGGGTTACGATAAGTTTCCTAAAGAGACACCTCTTGTCTTCTACCGAAAGGGAAAGCCGATAAATCCTCCTCTTGATATATTACCAGGATTTGAACTAGTTCTTCAAAATATGGTTTCTTATATCCAAAGAGAAGTCCCTGCGAAGACCCTTAAGTTCTGGCGTTTGCAATCACCAAGGCATTTCTATGGTGGTGATTGGAACCAGAATGGAAGTTGTTTGCTCGATAAGCCACTCGAAGAAAACCAGGTATG GAACAATGGAGTGaacaaagaagcaagaaagatTAACCAAATCATCAAGAATGAGTTGCAAACGACAAAGATCAAGTTACTTGATCTGACCCATCTAAGCGAATTCAGAGCAGATGCCCACCCAGCGATCTGGTTAGGGAAGCAGGACGCGGTGGCAATATGGGGACAAGACTGTATGCATTGGTGCCTACCCGGTGTTCCTGACACATGGGTCGATATATTAGCGGAACTCATTCTCACTAACTTAAAAACAGAGTGA
- the TBL12 gene encoding trichome birefringence-like protein (DUF828) encodes MELGSRRIYTTMPSKLRSSSSLLPRILLLSLLLLLFYSLILRRPITSNIASPPPCDLFSGRWVFNPETPKPLYDETCPFHRNAWNCLRNKRDNMDVINSWRWEPNGCGLSRIDPTRFLGMMRNKNVGFVGDSLNENFLVSFLCILRVADPSAIKWKKKKAWRGAYFPKFNVTVAYHRAVLLAKYQWQARSSAEANQDGVKGTYRVDVDVPANEWINVTSFYDVLIFNSGHWWGYDKFPKETPLVFYRKGKPINPPLDILPGFELVLQNMVSYIQREVPAKTLKFWRLQSPRHFYGGDWNQNGSCLLDKPLEENQVW; translated from the exons ATGGAGTTGGGATCCAGACGAATCTACACGACGATGCCGTCGAAGCtccgatcttcttcttcacttcttccACGTATTCTGctcctttctctcttattACTCCTTTTCTATTCCTTAATTCTCCGCCGTCCGATTACTTCAAACATTGCCTCTCCTCCGCCGTGCGATCTCTTCTCCGGCAGATGGGTTTTCAATCCAGAAACTCCGAAACCGTTGTACGACGAGACTTGTCCTTTCCACAGAAACGCTTGGAATTGCTTACGGAACAAGCGAGATAATATGGATGTTATCAATTCATGGAGATGGGAGCCCAATGGATGTGGATTGAGTCGAATTGACCCGACCCGGTTTCTAGGGATGATGAGGAACAAGAATGTTGGGTTTGTTGGGGATTCTCTGAATGAGAATTTCTTGGTTTCGTTCTTGTGTATACTTAGAGTGGCTGATCCAAGTGCTATtaagtggaagaagaaaaaagcttgGCGTGGAGCTTACTTCCCTAAGTTCAATGTCACTGTTGCTTATCACAGAGCTGTTCTTCTCGCTAAATATCA GTGGCAGGCGAGATCTTCTGCTGAAGCTAATCAAGACGGAGTGAAAGGAACTTATCgagttgatgttgatgttccTGCAAATGAGTGGATCAACGTCACTAGCTTCTATGATGTTCTCATATTTAACTCTGGCCATTG gtgGGGTTACGATAAGTTTCCTAAAGAGACACCTCTTGTCTTCTACCGAAAGGGAAAGCCGATAAATCCTCCTCTTGATATATTACCAGGATTTGAACTAGTTCTTCAAAATATGGTTTCTTATATCCAAAGAGAAGTCCCTGCGAAGACCCTTAAGTTCTGGCGTTTGCAATCACCAAGGCATTTCTATGGTGGTGATTGGAACCAGAATGGAAGTTGTTTGCTCGATAAGCCACTCGAAGAAAACCAGGTATGGTAA
- a CDS encoding uncharacterized protein (unknown protein; Has 35333 Blast hits to 34131 proteins in 2444 species: Archae - 798; Bacteria - 22429; Metazoa - 974; Fungi - 991; Plants - 531; Viruses - 0; Other Eukaryotes - 9610 (source: NCBI BLink).), protein MSVRLLHLLPQNNSFSRNLKFHHLLTRPVTRIQCIRRDEEDDDIINKMRIRRPKRKKKIMTDSELATDLAREIGKANTVAEQRREAMKKSGEILWAEFCRHMDLKEDEMKIKWNKIGEEEKLVLVREFVDEWAGDFQPLSITSVKEMVDQECLDSDKTIESSSSSSMSSFSGLFPGLKRIIGFE, encoded by the coding sequence ATGTCGGTGAGattacttcatcttcttccccaaAACAATTCCTTTTCTCGGAATCTCAAATTTCACCATCTGTTGACCCGACCCGTAACCCGAATCCAGTGCATAAGGAGAGACGAGGAAGACGATGACATCATCAACAAGATGAGGATTAGGAGGccgaagaggaagaagaagattatgaCCGATTCGGAGCTAGCGACAGATTTGGCTAGAGAAATCGGGAAAGCGAACACAGTCGCggagcagagaagagaagcgatgaagaagagcGGTGAGATTCTGTGGGCAGAGTTTTGTAGGCATATGGATttgaaagaagatgagatgaAGATAAAATGGAACaagattggagaagaagagaaattggtTCTGGTTAGAGAGTTTGTTGATGAATGGGCTGGTGATTTTCAACCTTTATCTATTACATCTGTTAAAGAAATGGTTGACCAAGAGTGTTTAGATTCTGACAAAACAAtcgaatcttcttcttcttcgtctatGTCTTCGTTTTCTGGCTTGTTTCCTGGATTGAAGAGAATCATTGGGTTTGAGTAG